In Candidatus Roseilinea sp., one DNA window encodes the following:
- a CDS encoding chlorohydrolase, with product MLITNGTVITMTEPNVVIENGALLVLDGMITDIGPTDKLQLRHAELLRTRPVLDAEGKLILPANICAHTHFYGAFARGMAIPGDPPRSFMEVLQKLWWKLDRALDLEGVKYSALVCLVDAIKHGTTTLIDHHASPNAIEGSLDAIAEAVKQSGLRAALCYEVTDRNGLDGAKRGIEENVRFAISTLRARSPYLAAAMGIHASFTIGNDTLNACAEKARQLGIPIHLHVAEDIADEDDSYRRYRVSVVERLAIHRALSEKTICAHCVHISEREMEVLANYQAKVTHQPRSNMNNGVGVARVDAMLERGICVGLGNDGFSNDAFAEMKVCDLLHKVHARDPRAIGADKVAQMAYRNNAKIAQCFWPEMRGTLEIGAPADIIFVDYKPFTELNEANAAWHLLFGVHGGMVTHTICNGQVVMANRTLLTLDEAEIVAKAREAADWAWKRVASM from the coding sequence ATGCTCATCACCAACGGAACCGTGATCACGATGACCGAACCTAACGTCGTGATCGAGAACGGCGCGCTCCTCGTGCTGGATGGGATGATTACCGATATTGGCCCGACGGACAAACTGCAACTGCGCCACGCCGAGCTATTGCGCACCCGACCGGTGTTGGACGCGGAAGGCAAGCTCATTCTGCCGGCGAACATCTGCGCACACACACACTTCTACGGCGCATTCGCCCGCGGCATGGCCATCCCCGGCGATCCACCGCGCAGCTTCATGGAGGTGCTGCAGAAACTATGGTGGAAACTCGACCGGGCGCTCGACTTGGAAGGTGTGAAATATTCGGCGCTGGTATGCCTGGTGGACGCCATCAAGCACGGCACGACGACGCTCATTGACCACCACGCCAGCCCGAACGCGATCGAAGGCTCGCTCGACGCCATCGCCGAGGCCGTGAAGCAGTCCGGTCTGCGCGCCGCGCTGTGCTACGAAGTCACCGATCGCAACGGCCTCGACGGCGCTAAACGTGGCATCGAGGAGAATGTCCGGTTCGCCATTTCGACCCTGCGCGCCCGGTCACCTTACCTCGCCGCAGCCATGGGCATCCATGCGTCGTTCACTATTGGCAACGATACACTCAACGCCTGCGCCGAAAAGGCCCGGCAGCTTGGCATCCCGATCCACCTGCACGTGGCCGAAGACATAGCCGACGAAGACGACAGCTACCGCCGATACCGCGTATCGGTGGTTGAGCGGCTGGCGATCCACCGCGCGCTGAGCGAGAAGACGATCTGCGCGCACTGTGTTCACATCAGCGAGCGCGAGATGGAGGTGCTGGCCAACTATCAAGCCAAGGTCACCCACCAGCCGCGCAGCAACATGAACAACGGCGTCGGCGTCGCGCGCGTGGACGCGATGCTCGAGCGCGGCATTTGCGTTGGCCTGGGCAACGATGGCTTCTCCAACGACGCCTTCGCCGAGATGAAAGTGTGCGACTTGCTCCACAAAGTGCACGCACGCGATCCACGCGCAATAGGCGCAGACAAAGTCGCTCAGATGGCGTATCGAAACAACGCTAAAATCGCGCAGTGCTTCTGGCCGGAGATGCGCGGCACCCTGGAAATCGGCGCGCCGGCCGACATCATCTTCGTGGACTACAAGCCGTTCACGGAGTTGAACGAAGCGAACGCTGCATGGCACCTGCTCTTTGGCGTCCACGGCGGCATGGTCACCCACACCATTTGCAACGGCCAGGTCGTCATGGCCAATCGGACTTTACTCACGCTGGACGAAGCGGAGATCGTCGCCAAAGCGCGCGAAGCCGCCGATTGGGCCTGGAAACGCGTTGCGAGCATGTAA
- a CDS encoding ABC transporter permease, protein MQATLPTAPSFNRAAERARVQQERRRSAIIDFVVTLGTIALALLFGFLVMLIVGKDPLLAYSSLLSGPLSRSIRAGRWIEDATTLIILGLSVSIPFRARQFSLGAQGQMFMAAMVAAVVAIYVPMPPVVAILLPLIAAMVVGFLVGLLPGLMKAYLNANEIVSTLMLNAVIVLLYDFLLTNVFTPPGSQSLRSELIQANAMLARFTAIFGVNLGRANLAVLFAAILVFAVWVLLNRTPFGYEIRTIGANEKFARYGGINTRRAIALSFAIGGAIAAVAGVHLVLGVHQRLIPGIAAGLGFEGIVVALLARNNPLLIPVTGLFYSYLRVGGDIMEQEAAVGAEIVQVIQAVIILLLTAQVLVDYVKSRNQRVRES, encoded by the coding sequence ATGCAAGCAACGCTACCCACTGCTCCGTCCTTCAACCGCGCTGCGGAACGCGCCCGCGTGCAGCAAGAGCGGCGCCGGAGCGCCATCATTGACTTCGTCGTCACGCTGGGCACGATTGCGCTGGCGCTGTTGTTCGGCTTCCTGGTGATGCTGATCGTCGGTAAAGACCCACTCCTGGCTTATTCGTCGTTGCTCAGCGGCCCGCTCAGCCGTAGCATTCGCGCCGGCCGCTGGATCGAAGACGCCACGACGCTCATCATCCTCGGGCTATCGGTGTCCATCCCCTTCCGCGCGCGGCAATTCAGCCTCGGCGCGCAGGGGCAGATGTTCATGGCCGCGATGGTTGCCGCGGTCGTCGCCATCTATGTGCCCATGCCGCCGGTTGTGGCTATCCTGCTGCCGTTGATTGCAGCAATGGTCGTCGGCTTTCTGGTCGGCCTGCTGCCCGGGCTGATGAAGGCTTACCTAAACGCCAACGAGATCGTCTCGACGCTGATGCTGAACGCGGTCATCGTCCTGCTGTATGACTTTCTGCTGACCAATGTGTTTACGCCGCCGGGCTCGCAATCGCTGCGCTCGGAGCTGATTCAAGCCAACGCCATGTTGGCTCGGTTCACCGCCATTTTTGGCGTGAATCTGGGGCGGGCCAACCTGGCCGTGTTGTTTGCGGCGATCTTGGTGTTTGCTGTCTGGGTGTTGCTCAACCGAACGCCGTTCGGCTACGAGATCCGCACCATCGGCGCAAACGAGAAATTCGCGCGCTATGGTGGGATCAACACGCGGCGCGCGATTGCGTTGTCGTTTGCCATCGGCGGCGCGATTGCGGCGGTGGCGGGCGTCCACCTGGTCCTAGGCGTGCACCAGCGTCTGATCCCCGGCATCGCGGCCGGGCTGGGCTTCGAGGGCATCGTGGTGGCGTTGCTGGCGCGCAACAACCCGTTGCTCATTCCGGTCACCGGCTTGTTCTACTCGTACCTGCGCGTGGGCGGCGACATCATGGAACAAGAAGCGGCGGTCGGCGCCGAGATCGTGCAGGTGATCCAGGCCGTGATCATCCTGCTGTTGACCGCGCAGGTGCTGGTGGACTACGTGAAGTCTCGCAATCAGCGCGTCCGCGAGTCGTGA
- a CDS encoding ABC transporter permease, with protein sequence MAATTLPTTTPRYTQAQLAAMAERRRHRIIGILMVLLGFAGFALFAVNADPAAVSTFGLNTGRTAAFRLGDLVVPTQATVIVLSSLCLFIGGYQFIRGFGKSTNAIFGLIILFFIASFLVWATGDKSINLAAMINSTLLRAVPLTLGALSGVMSERAGVVNIAIEGMMLSGALVATIAGSVTGSLWVGVAAAVLTGVLLSLFHGVLSIRYKVDQIISGTVINIFSVGITSFISAKFLSEFPQLNNPGTFRSEPIPVLSAIPLIGPILFDNNFFTYAMFVLLIVIHIALFYTRWGLRTRAVGEHPKAADTLGINVFRTRYTAVLLSGALAGFAGAYFTLGSVGRFDEGMTAGRGFIALAAMIFGNWTPFGAFGAALIFGFADSLQSRLAILNVPIPSQFLLMAPYIATMIALAGLIGRTTPPAADGKPYEKQ encoded by the coding sequence ATGGCAGCGACAACTCTTCCGACCACGACCCCGCGTTACACGCAGGCGCAACTGGCGGCCATGGCCGAGCGCCGGCGCCATCGCATCATCGGCATCCTCATGGTGCTGCTCGGCTTCGCCGGGTTCGCGCTCTTCGCGGTGAACGCCGATCCGGCGGCGGTGAGCACCTTTGGCTTGAACACCGGCCGGACGGCAGCTTTCCGTTTGGGCGACCTCGTCGTGCCCACACAGGCCACGGTGATCGTGCTGTCGTCGCTGTGCTTGTTCATCGGCGGTTATCAATTCATTCGCGGGTTCGGCAAGTCCACCAACGCCATCTTCGGGCTGATCATCCTGTTCTTCATCGCCTCGTTCCTGGTCTGGGCGACCGGCGACAAGTCCATCAACCTGGCAGCGATGATCAACAGCACGCTGCTGCGCGCGGTGCCGCTCACGCTCGGCGCGCTGTCGGGCGTGATGTCGGAACGCGCGGGTGTGGTCAACATCGCCATCGAAGGCATGATGCTCTCCGGCGCGCTCGTCGCCACGATCGCCGGCAGCGTGACCGGCAGTTTGTGGGTCGGCGTGGCCGCTGCCGTGCTCACCGGCGTGCTGCTCTCGCTCTTCCACGGCGTGCTATCCATCCGCTACAAGGTGGATCAGATCATCAGTGGCACGGTGATCAACATCTTCTCGGTCGGCATCACCAGCTTCATCTCGGCCAAGTTCCTGAGCGAGTTCCCGCAACTGAACAATCCCGGCACTTTTCGCTCGGAGCCGATCCCCGTGTTGTCGGCGATCCCGCTCATCGGCCCGATTTTGTTCGACAACAACTTCTTCACGTATGCGATGTTCGTCCTGCTCATCGTCATCCACATCGCGCTCTTCTACACGCGCTGGGGACTGCGCACGCGCGCCGTCGGTGAGCATCCCAAGGCGGCGGACACGCTGGGCATCAACGTCTTTCGCACGCGCTACACGGCCGTGCTGCTGAGCGGGGCGCTGGCAGGATTCGCAGGCGCTTACTTCACCCTCGGTTCGGTCGGCCGCTTCGACGAAGGCATGACCGCCGGGCGCGGCTTCATCGCGCTGGCAGCGATGATCTTCGGCAACTGGACGCCGTTCGGCGCGTTCGGCGCGGCGCTGATCTTCGGCTTCGCCGACTCGTTGCAAAGCCGGCTGGCGATCCTCAACGTGCCCATCCCGTCGCAATTTCTGTTGATGGCGCCTTATATCGCGACGATGATCGCCCTGGCCGGCTTAATCGGCCGCACCACGCCGCCGGCAGCGGATGGGAAACCGTATGAGAAGCAATGA
- the ssnA gene encoding amidohydrolase, translating into MKQLLLADVVLTMDAQGRVYHDAGVLLEGERILEVAPRARLDGVVAERVELGHRLLMPGLINAHTHTPMTLFRGLAEGYSLLTLAGWFNGIRVWELVMTPDMVPPAVRVSCAEMIRTGTTCFADQYFYMEHIAPAVRASGMRAALAYGVVEVGDERAHDWALRATEAFLASLRGDPRLTGWIGPHALFVDNRLPTIQAELALADAYGAGLHIHLSTSGEEDAYCLQHYGVTAVQQMKRIGALDRRMIAAHCLTIPDEDLATLAAAPFAAIIAPSACMCAGRPAAPLKRMLAEGVRVALGTDNVTANNSYDLFREMQVLGKLMAYREGEPNPISAKTIVEMVTTRAADALGLADRIGSLEAGKRADLIALDLDAPGFAPRGAQDLYTALVYAVGGLSVTDVMCDGRWLMRDGQLLTVDYRAACDALEAAFAELQARRKQAAV; encoded by the coding sequence ATGAAGCAGCTATTGCTGGCCGACGTTGTGCTGACCATGGACGCCCAGGGGCGCGTGTATCACGACGCCGGTGTGTTGCTGGAGGGCGAGCGCATCCTCGAAGTGGCGCCGCGCGCTCGCCTGGATGGCGTCGTCGCCGAACGGGTGGAGTTGGGCCATCGCCTGCTCATGCCCGGCCTGATCAACGCGCACACCCACACGCCGATGACGCTCTTTCGCGGCCTGGCCGAGGGCTACTCGCTGCTCACCCTGGCGGGCTGGTTCAACGGCATCCGCGTGTGGGAGCTGGTGATGACGCCGGACATGGTGCCGCCGGCAGTGCGCGTCTCGTGCGCCGAGATGATCCGCACCGGCACGACATGTTTTGCCGACCAGTATTTCTACATGGAGCACATCGCGCCGGCAGTGCGCGCCAGCGGCATGCGCGCCGCGTTGGCCTATGGCGTGGTCGAAGTAGGCGACGAGCGCGCGCACGATTGGGCGCTGCGCGCGACCGAGGCGTTCTTGGCATCGCTACGCGGCGATCCGCGCCTGACCGGATGGATCGGTCCGCACGCGCTCTTCGTGGATAACCGGTTGCCGACGATCCAGGCCGAGCTGGCGCTGGCCGATGCCTACGGCGCCGGCTTGCACATTCACCTTTCAACGTCGGGTGAAGAAGATGCGTATTGCCTGCAACATTACGGCGTGACGGCGGTGCAGCAGATGAAGCGCATCGGCGCGCTTGACCGTCGGATGATCGCCGCGCATTGTTTGACGATCCCGGACGAAGACCTGGCGACGCTGGCGGCTGCGCCGTTCGCGGCCATCATCGCGCCTTCGGCGTGTATGTGCGCCGGCCGGCCGGCGGCGCCGCTCAAGCGCATGTTGGCGGAAGGCGTTCGCGTCGCGCTGGGGACGGACAACGTGACGGCCAACAATTCCTATGACCTGTTCAGGGAAATGCAGGTGCTGGGCAAACTGATGGCGTATCGCGAAGGCGAGCCGAACCCGATCTCGGCAAAGACGATCGTCGAGATGGTTACGACGCGCGCCGCCGATGCGCTTGGGCTGGCGGATCGCATCGGCTCGCTGGAGGCCGGCAAGCGTGCCGACCTCATCGCGCTCGACCTAGATGCGCCGGGCTTCGCGCCGCGCGGGGCACAAGACCTCTACACGGCGCTCGTGTATGCTGTGGGCGGACTCTCGGTGACCGATGTGATGTGTGACGGTCGTTGGCTGATGCGCGATGGGCAGTTGCTCACGGTGGACTACCGGGCGGCATGTGACGCGCTGGAAGCGGCCTTCGCTGAGCTACAGGCGCGGCGCAAGCAGGCAGCCGTTTAG
- a CDS encoding BMP family ABC transporter substrate-binding protein: MSKRTQALFGLALAASLALAACAPATPAAPAQPAATQAPAAEAPATGAKKRVKLVLNGTLGDKSFFDSAQRGMDMMKNELGYEVRTIELGYDRNKWEPGLEDAAAADDYDILIAGTFDMSAYISRVAPQHPDKKFWMFDAGPDYEGKEGGCSNKCENVYTILFRQNEGSYLLGVLVGELIKEGKLPGAEGRTKVGIVGGADFPVINDFIVGFKQGFAESGLDPEANVLVQYVGGDNPFNNPAKGKEIANSMYDQGAAIVWGVAGNSGNGVFEAAVEKKLYALGVDSDQYQTIADPAQKATIITSMLKNVDQGLLRAAKLDAEGKLGYGAPESVGVAANAVGIADNENYQKFVSKEIQEKVKAAYAKVASGEIKVDSAFK; this comes from the coding sequence ATGAGCAAGAGAACCCAAGCTTTATTCGGCCTTGCCCTCGCGGCCAGCCTGGCACTTGCCGCGTGCGCGCCGGCTACCCCGGCCGCACCCGCTCAGCCGGCGGCTACGCAGGCGCCGGCTGCCGAAGCTCCCGCAACCGGCGCAAAGAAGCGCGTCAAGCTCGTGCTGAACGGCACTCTGGGCGACAAATCTTTCTTCGATAGCGCCCAACGCGGCATGGACATGATGAAAAACGAGCTGGGCTATGAAGTCAGGACGATCGAGCTGGGCTACGACCGCAACAAATGGGAGCCCGGGCTCGAGGATGCGGCCGCGGCGGATGACTATGACATCCTCATCGCCGGCACGTTCGACATGAGTGCCTACATCAGTCGCGTCGCGCCACAGCATCCCGACAAGAAGTTCTGGATGTTCGACGCCGGCCCCGACTACGAGGGCAAGGAAGGCGGTTGCAGCAACAAGTGCGAGAACGTCTATACCATCCTCTTCCGACAGAACGAAGGGTCATACCTGCTTGGCGTGCTGGTCGGCGAGCTCATCAAGGAAGGCAAGCTGCCGGGCGCCGAGGGCCGCACCAAGGTCGGCATCGTCGGCGGCGCAGACTTCCCGGTGATCAACGACTTCATCGTGGGCTTCAAGCAGGGCTTCGCCGAGTCCGGCCTGGACCCCGAGGCGAATGTGTTGGTGCAGTATGTCGGCGGCGACAACCCGTTCAACAATCCGGCCAAGGGCAAAGAGATCGCCAACTCGATGTATGACCAGGGCGCGGCCATCGTTTGGGGCGTCGCCGGAAACTCCGGCAACGGCGTGTTCGAGGCGGCGGTCGAGAAGAAGCTCTACGCGCTCGGCGTAGATAGCGACCAGTATCAGACCATCGCCGATCCTGCGCAGAAGGCGACGATCATCACCTCGATGTTGAAGAATGTGGACCAGGGCCTGCTGCGCGCGGCGAAGCTGGATGCGGAGGGTAAGCTCGGCTACGGCGCGCCGGAGAGCGTGGGCGTGGCTGCCAATGCTGTGGGCATTGCCGACAACGAGAATTACCAAAAGTTCGTCTCCAAGGAGATTCAGGAAAAGGTCAAGGCCGCATACGCGAAGGTGGCCAGCGGCGAGATCAAGGTGGACTCGGCGTTCAAGTAG
- the mglA3 gene encoding heme ABC transporter ATP-binding protein, which translates to MRNITKIYPNGVLADNDVTFEVRAGEIHALVGENGAGKSTLMKILYGMERPTSGQIVLRGKPVTIHTPHEAIALGIGMVHQNFMLVPSFTIAENIVLGAEPTRGAFVDKRAAVAETTRLAQQYGLGVDPEAVVDAVPVGMRQRVEILKALYRGADVLILDEPTAVLTPQETHELFAAIRQLVSAGKTVIFISHKLREVMEVSDRISVMRDARMVGTIDKRDANEHLLAKMMVGREVFLNIEKPPVQRGPAVLKVRDLEYATEAGVEVLKHVSFNVYAGEILGIAGVEGNGQTELVEVIAGLRAPLGGVIELDDKSIAGLTPRRVRQAGVAHIPEDRLANGVALTSSIQENLIVDRYAREPFTRGGLMRPAEIARNGEALIEQYAIRAPDGTLPVGSLSGGNMQKVVVARELSSRPKLLIAAQPTRGVDIGATEFMHEQLVRARNAGVAILLVSADLSEVMSLSDRLAVMHDGRIVAIFPDPRGLTEEDVGLYMLGTKTMTQAEIERNW; encoded by the coding sequence ATGCGCAACATCACCAAAATCTATCCCAACGGCGTGCTGGCGGATAACGACGTGACGTTCGAGGTGCGCGCCGGGGAAATCCACGCGCTGGTGGGCGAGAACGGCGCCGGCAAGTCCACGCTGATGAAGATCCTCTACGGCATGGAGCGGCCGACGTCGGGCCAGATCGTCCTGCGCGGCAAGCCGGTGACGATCCACACGCCGCACGAGGCGATTGCGCTGGGGATCGGCATGGTGCACCAGAACTTCATGCTCGTCCCGTCGTTCACGATTGCGGAGAACATCGTGCTGGGCGCAGAACCGACGCGCGGTGCTTTTGTGGATAAGCGCGCTGCCGTCGCCGAGACGACGCGCCTGGCGCAGCAGTACGGTCTAGGCGTGGATCCAGAGGCGGTGGTGGACGCCGTGCCCGTGGGCATGCGCCAGCGCGTCGAGATCCTGAAGGCGCTCTACCGCGGCGCCGACGTGTTGATCCTTGACGAGCCAACTGCCGTGCTCACCCCGCAGGAGACGCATGAGTTATTCGCGGCCATTCGGCAGCTCGTGAGCGCCGGCAAGACCGTGATCTTCATCTCGCACAAGCTGCGCGAAGTGATGGAAGTCAGCGATCGCATCAGCGTGATGCGCGACGCGCGCATGGTAGGCACGATTGACAAGCGCGACGCCAACGAGCATCTGCTGGCGAAGATGATGGTTGGCCGCGAGGTGTTCCTGAACATCGAGAAGCCGCCGGTGCAGCGCGGGCCGGCCGTGCTGAAGGTGCGCGATCTCGAATATGCGACCGAGGCCGGCGTTGAGGTGCTCAAGCACGTGTCGTTCAACGTATATGCCGGCGAAATCCTGGGCATCGCCGGCGTCGAAGGCAACGGGCAGACCGAGCTGGTCGAGGTGATCGCCGGCTTGCGCGCACCGCTGGGGGGTGTGATCGAACTCGACGACAAATCCATCGCCGGGCTGACGCCGCGCCGCGTGCGCCAGGCCGGTGTGGCGCACATCCCGGAAGACCGACTGGCCAACGGCGTGGCGCTGACGTCGAGCATCCAGGAGAACCTCATCGTGGATCGCTACGCGCGCGAGCCATTTACGCGCGGCGGCCTGATGCGCCCGGCGGAGATCGCGCGCAACGGCGAGGCGCTGATCGAGCAATATGCCATTCGCGCGCCGGACGGCACGCTGCCGGTTGGGTCGCTGTCAGGAGGGAACATGCAGAAGGTCGTCGTCGCGCGCGAGCTATCGTCTCGTCCCAAGTTGCTGATCGCCGCCCAGCCCACGCGAGGCGTGGACATCGGCGCGACCGAATTCATGCACGAGCAACTGGTGAGAGCGCGCAATGCCGGCGTGGCGATCCTGCTGGTTTCGGCAGACCTGAGCGAGGTCATGTCGCTATCCGACCGGCTGGCGGTGATGCACGATGGCCGGATCGTCGCCATCTTCCCGGACCCGCGTGGCCTGACCGAAGAAGACGTAGGCCTCTACATGCTGGGCACCAAGACCATGACTCAGGCCGAGATCGAGCGCAACTGGTAA
- a CDS encoding ABC transporter permease, which yields MEQALQVIFSATFVAAVLRVTTPILLPALGGLIAELGGVANIALEGIMLTAACAGVLISIATQSEWLGLLAGAAIGVLMALMLAFFHLNLKADIILAAIAINILASGGTIFVVFLLTGDKGSTSALVSKQMPFVEIPVIKDIPLVGPILSGQNLLTYVAFIAVVLVSVFLYRTRAGIHLRAVGENLEAARSVGINVRAQQYLALALSGLLAALGGVYLSMGYVKFFARDMTAGRGFIALAAIFLGGKTPLGTMIASLVFGAAEALSVQLGNLRVPNQLVQMIPYVATLVALVVYAIVQRQRAVARQRKFRQTQAA from the coding sequence ATGGAACAAGCGCTTCAAGTGATCTTCAGTGCCACGTTCGTCGCCGCGGTGCTGCGCGTGACGACGCCGATCCTGCTGCCGGCGCTCGGCGGATTGATCGCCGAATTGGGCGGCGTAGCCAACATCGCGCTCGAAGGCATCATGCTGACCGCCGCCTGTGCCGGCGTGCTTATCAGCATCGCCACGCAGAGCGAGTGGCTGGGCTTGCTGGCCGGCGCGGCCATCGGTGTGTTAATGGCGCTGATGTTGGCCTTCTTTCACTTGAACCTGAAGGCCGACATCATCCTGGCCGCCATCGCCATCAACATCCTGGCTTCGGGTGGGACGATTTTCGTGGTCTTTTTGCTCACCGGCGACAAGGGCAGCACCAGCGCGCTAGTGAGCAAGCAGATGCCGTTCGTGGAGATTCCGGTCATCAAGGATATCCCGCTCGTCGGGCCGATCCTCAGCGGCCAGAACTTGCTGACCTACGTTGCATTCATCGCCGTGGTGCTCGTGTCGGTCTTTCTGTACCGCACGCGGGCCGGCATCCATCTCCGGGCGGTCGGCGAGAACCTGGAGGCAGCGCGTTCGGTCGGGATCAACGTGCGGGCACAGCAATATCTGGCGCTGGCGCTCAGCGGGCTGCTGGCGGCGCTGGGGGGCGTGTATCTCAGCATGGGCTACGTCAAGTTCTTCGCCCGCGACATGACCGCCGGCCGCGGGTTCATCGCGCTGGCGGCCATCTTCCTCGGCGGCAAGACGCCGCTGGGGACGATGATCGCCTCGCTGGTGTTCGGCGCCGCCGAAGCGCTATCGGTCCAGTTGGGTAACCTGCGCGTGCCGAATCAGCTCGTGCAGATGATTCCATACGTCGCCACGCTCGTCGCGCTGGTGGTGTATGCGATCGTGCAACGCCAGCGCGCCGTGGCCCGCCAGCGCAAGTTCCGCCAGACGCAGGCGGCCTAG
- a CDS encoding ADP-ribosylglycohydrolase, producing MVDESASSPSLRSKIYGGIYGQALGDAFGMPALLSPAQTRARFGRITGFVAAPDDHPVHAGLPAGRITDDTEQAIWLAREIIREGSVTLEGAARAILGWYDAIGGDDCVFVGPSTRRGVAKIRAGIDLRQTGLGGDTNGAAMRASVVGLIHPGDVEGAARDAALTALPTHNTGVACAAAAAVAGAVARALDPNAALRDILQAGIEAAKIGEALGAPALGASVARRIEFAVSLARDEMGDECDRIQAIYDLVGTGLPASEAVPAAMGIVALADGEPVRAAMLAAELSGDADTIGAMACAVCGAWKGVEAIPAEMRETLRMANPDYDFDAVAEGLFSLALQKGRHDAALVGSD from the coding sequence ATGGTTGACGAATCGGCCTCCTCGCCCTCCTTGCGTTCCAAGATCTACGGCGGCATCTACGGCCAAGCGTTGGGGGATGCGTTCGGCATGCCGGCGCTGCTTTCTCCGGCGCAGACGCGTGCGCGCTTCGGCCGCATCACGGGCTTCGTCGCCGCGCCCGATGACCATCCGGTGCATGCGGGGCTGCCGGCCGGCCGCATCACCGACGACACCGAGCAGGCCATTTGGCTGGCCCGCGAGATCATCCGCGAAGGTAGCGTGACGCTCGAAGGCGCGGCGCGCGCCATCCTCGGCTGGTATGACGCGATCGGCGGCGATGATTGCGTCTTCGTCGGCCCGAGCACGCGGCGCGGCGTGGCGAAGATCCGCGCAGGGATAGACCTCCGACAGACCGGCCTCGGCGGCGACACCAACGGCGCGGCCATGCGCGCTTCGGTTGTCGGCCTCATTCATCCAGGCGATGTCGAGGGCGCGGCGCGCGACGCTGCCCTCACCGCGCTGCCGACGCATAACACCGGCGTGGCCTGCGCCGCAGCAGCGGCCGTCGCCGGCGCCGTGGCGCGCGCGCTCGATCCGAACGCCGCACTGCGCGACATCCTCCAGGCCGGCATCGAGGCGGCCAAGATCGGCGAAGCGCTTGGTGCGCCCGCGCTGGGTGCTTCGGTGGCGCGACGGATTGAGTTTGCCGTCAGCCTGGCGCGTGATGAGATGGGCGACGAGTGCGATCGGATTCAAGCGATTTACGACCTGGTCGGCACCGGCCTGCCGGCCAGCGAGGCGGTGCCGGCGGCGATGGGCATCGTTGCGCTGGCCGATGGCGAGCCGGTGCGCGCAGCCATGCTGGCCGCCGAGTTATCCGGTGACGCCGACACCATCGGCGCAATGGCCTGCGCGGTGTGCGGCGCGTGGAAGGGCGTCGAGGCAATCCCGGCGGAAATGCGCGAGACGCTGCGCATGGCCAATCCTGACTACGACTTCGATGCGGTCGCAGAAGGGTTGTTCAGCTTGGCGCTGCAGAAGGGGCGTCATGACGCTGCGCTTGTTGGCAGTGATTGA
- a CDS encoding hypothetical protein (possible pseudo, frameshifted) produces the protein MDNTSGTRYADVASWELSDSLWARIEPLLPQPKSRYRGRGRQRKHIGGRPAADRRKTMTGILYALRTGIPWNAMPKEYGSGKTVHRYFQRWVQAGVFKRMWQAGLAEYDEVKGIAWKWQAGDGAMTKAPLGGEKTGKNPTDRAKRGVKRSLLVDEQGVPLSIVVSGANTPDSALLESTLDAMPVERPDPQTVPQNLCLDKAYSGEPCRQVAQAHGYEIHVPDKENAQKNAGASRADASRAAGWSK, from the coding sequence ATGGATAATACCAGTGGGACGCGATACGCCGACGTTGCAAGTTGGGAGCTGTCTGATAGTCTGTGGGCGCGCATTGAACCGTTGTTGCCCCAACCGAAGTCGCGCTATCGCGGACGCGGACGGCAGCGCAAACACATCGGTGGGCGGCCGGCAGCAGACCGGCGCAAGACCATGACCGGCATCTTGTACGCGCTGCGAACCGGCATTCCGTGGAACGCCATGCCGAAAGAGTATGGATCGGGAAAGACAGTCCATCGCTACTTTCAGCGCTGGGTGCAGGCGGGCGTCTTCAAGCGCATGTGGCAGGCGGGTTTGGCGGAGTATGACGAGGTCAAAGGGATCGCCTGGAAGTGGCAAGCGGGCGACGGGGCGATGACCAAGGCCCCGCTGGGGGGCGAAAAGACAGGCAAAAACCCTACGGATCGCGCCAAAAGGGGCGTCAAGCGCAGTCTGTTGGTGGATGAGCAGGGTGTGCCGTTGTCGATCGTGGTCAGCGGGGCGAACACGCCGGATAGCGCGTTGCTGGAGTCCACGCTGGATGCCATGCCGGTGGAGCGACCTGACCCGCAAACCGTCCCGCAGAATCTGTGTCTGGACAAAGCTTACAGCGGCGAACCCTGCCGTCAGGTGGCGCAGGCACATGGCTACGAAATCCATGTGCCGGACAAGGAGAACGCCCAAAAAAACGCCGGCGCAAGCCGGGCCGACGCAAGTCGCGCCGCTGGGTGGTCGAAGTGA